In Pan paniscus chromosome 1, NHGRI_mPanPan1-v2.0_pri, whole genome shotgun sequence, the DNA window GAAGGCACTTTTCACTTGCTTGTGTGTTTTTCCCAGTGTCTATTAGAGGCCTTTGCACAGGGTAGGCTCTTTGGAGCAGCTGAAGGTCACACATCCCATGAGCGGGCAGCAGGGTCAGAGGTGGCCCCCGTGTTGCCTAAGCAAGACTctcccctgccctctgccctctgcacCTCCGGCCTGCATGTCCCTGTGGCCTCTTGGGGGTACATCTCCCGGGGCTGGGTCAGAAGGCCTGGGTGGTTGGCCTCAGGCTGTCACACACCTAGGGAGATGCTCCCGTTTCTGGGAACCTTGGCCCCGACTCCTGCAAACTTCAGTAAATGTGTAACTCGACCCTGCACCGGCTCACTCTGTTCAGCAGTGAAACTCTGCATCGATCACTAAGACTTCCTGGAAGAGCCCAGTGTGAGTGTCGCTTCTGGCATCTGTCCTTCTGGCCAGCCTGTGGTCTGGCCAAGTGATGTAACCTCCCTCTCCAGCCTGTGCACAGGCAGCCTGGGAACAGCTCCATCCCCACCCCTCAGCTATAAATAGGGCCTCGTGACCCGGCCAGGGGAAGAAGCTGCCGTTGTTCTGGGTACTACAGCAGAAGGTAAGCCGGGGGCCCCCTCAGCTCCTTCTCGGCCTTGTCTCTCTCAGATGTAACTGAGCTGTGGGCCAGGAGGAAAAGGCCGGGAGGAGGCACGGTGATGACTGAAAAACCTCTCCCCTCTCATAAGACCAGTCATCCGGACGCGGGCTTTCCCCCACTCGGTGCCCACCCGGGGTCTTACAGGAGGAGCTGCTCCTCCTCAGCAATAGGACAAGATGGTCAGGTCTTCCTGCTTCCGCTGAGAAGAGTTAGGGTCCTCAGGGACAGAGCAGACTGGTACAGGAACAGAGTCATCATGGCCAAGAGTCCACCGGGTTCTCTTGCCATCAGAAGGAATAGCAGGGCTTGTGCAGGAATTGGGGCTGGAGGGAAGGGCCGGGCTTGGTCAGTCTCCAGCTGGGATCCCCAGAGTGGTCACCCTACCTCTCCCTCGAGACAGACTGCCTGACTGTGTGTCATCAGGCTGGTCACCGTCTCCCTGAACCTCGATTtgctcacctataaaatggaactAATAATGATGCCTGGGCTCCCTGTCTCAGGGGCTCTGGTATAGCTGAAGAGAACTAATATAACATGAAAGTGCTTTCTAAGCTTTGGGATAAGCTAAAAGGCAGTTTCCAATTTTATTCGAGGGCAGCGTAGATTGGTGCTTCAGCTCGTGGATGACAGAGTCAGGGGGCCTGGTTCTGAGTCCTAGTTCTGTctcttcccagctgtgtgatgtTGAACAAGTCACTGGACCTCTCTGTTCCTCTGCAAAACAGCATGAACCAATTCATTAACTACTTCTCCAGGATGCAGTAGGTCCCAGGGACTATCCTAGGAATGTGGGCTGTATTAGTAAACACAACAGCGGGAACCCTGTTCCAGGGCTCACATTCacatcagagcaaacagacaaagACGCTGGACAGAATAAGTGCATAACTACATGGTACAGAGGGTTATAAGGAGGGAAAAGGGGAGCTGGATGAGAGAGTTGAGAGTGCCCGGCGTGGTGGGGAAAGCTGCAGGGTGAAATACTGCATCAGGGAAACCTCAGGGAAGGTGAGGACTATGGTGAGGTCAGAGGGGTTGATATGAGAACGGTGCCCTGCAAATGGCAGGCACCACAGGAGCGTGAGCCGTCATCTTCACCTTTAGCATTCAGCCCGGGAGAAGTAGGGAGACATAGAAGGGGCAGGTGCTGGCcaagaggcaggggcaggaggggagAAGGCGGAGGGGCACTCAGGGCACCATTACTCCCAGGACGCGGCTGCGTGCAGACCTGGAACCAGCCTAGGGAGCAGCCGCAGATCACAACTGAGAACAAACGACAGTCTCTGCCTCAAAAATGGCCCATGGAATTGCGTCTCTGGAGACGCTGCCTTAGCAGGAGCAGCACAGTGAGCGGGCTGCATCGACCAGCTCCATCCAAACCCCAAACAGTTGGCACTTGTCAGGCAGGACTTCCCAGCAGTCGGTTCCCACAGGTTTCCCCTGATGACCTGATTTGATGTGACTGTCTAGATTAGGTGTGAACTGGTGGCTTAGGCTTCTCTGCACAGAAAGGCCTGCAAGCAGCAGAGagagttttctgttctgtttttccaTGTCATGTGGCTCTTCCTGAGAACAGCGGATGGAGTCAAATGCATGGGGAGTGGGGTGAGATGGTAGCTGAGGTCAAAAGTCAAAGTCTCTTTGGCATTTGAATGACTGAAGCAGAACAAAACACACCAGGTACTTCAGCAGCTGCACCATGTTGAGGGCAGGTGCTGGTTACGGGTCTGGGtgagggaagccagctgccaatGTAAGAAGAATGACTGGGTGTGCTTAGGTGAAGCAGAAAACTCTAGGCATCAAGGTGGCCTTGAGTCAGTGATGACACGCTACAGCTCCAAGgaagcctggcctagccctgggGGGACAGAAAAGACTAAGAAGTGACGATATTGCAGTACACCCCCCTCCACAAGAAATGAGTGAGATGTGGTACAAAATGTTAGAATTGAATGAATCAATAGAATAAACGTTCATCCCTTCAATCAAGAAGAGTCAGATGAAATGAATTAGCAGGGCCAGCCCAAGAACCTTCTCTTCTGGAGGTCTCAGGGTAGCTTTCATTTGTAGCAGCTGAGGCTGAAGCCCAGCTGCAAGGCCTTTGAGAGAACGTGGTGCTGGACCCGTGTCTACGGCAGGGGTTCTAAACCCTGCTTACATATCAGAGTCAcctgagaattttctttttttttttttttttatacctgGTCCCAGCACAGACTAAGGAATCCAACTACCATTGGGCAAGCCATGCTAGGTATGCATGCCTTTGGGGCTCTGCAGGGGACAGCGCTATGCAGGGATGGTTGAGAGCTGGTTTTGGGGTTGAGACACGTGGGAAATACTTGGACTTTGGGCTGAGCCTGTGGTGCTCAATCCCGGCTGCATGTTAGGACCACAGGGAGATGAAAAAACCATCCCCAGCCCTCACCCTAGGGCCCTCGAATGAGCATCTCAGGGGTCTAGGAGGCCTCCACAAAGACCTACTGATTGGCACACACTTGTTTCTCTAGGAAGACAACTTACAGCTGCAGGCAGAAGCATGTCTTaatctgcttgggctgccataagtaccacagactgggagggtttaacaacagaaatgtgttatctcacagttctggaagctagaagccTGGGAGCCAGCCATCAGCAGAGTTGGTTTCCTCTGGGTCCTCtatccttggcttgtagatggccgtcttctctctgtgtccccacatggtcttccctctgtgtccccacatggtcttccctctgtgtgtgtccgtgtcctCATCTCCCCTTCTCATAAGGACACAGGTCATATTAGATCAGGGCTCACCCTCTTGGCCTCATTTTCACTTAATCATTTCTttaaagatcctgtctccaaataatggtcacattctgaggtcctggggttGAGGACTTCAACACAGGCATTATGGCCGTTGGGGGAGGTAGGACATAATTCAGCTGATACTGGTGCATTTTGCACTTGGatcatgtagatattttccatggaGCTTTgaatccatttcttcttttttttgtagacatgaatGGATTTATTCTGGGCTAAATGGTGACAGGGAATATTGAGACAATGAAAAATCTGGTTAGATGGCACTTAACGGTCAGTTAATAACCACCTTTCACCCTTTGCAAAATGATATTTCAGGGTATGTGGAAGCGAGCACCCCAGTCTCAGATGGCTCTTGCCGGCGTGAGCctgagggccaccatcctctgcctcctggcctggGCTGGCCTGGCTGCAGGTGACCGGGTGTACATACACCCCTTCCACCTCGTCATCCACAACGAGAGTACCTGTGAGCAGCTGGCAAAGGCCAATGCCGGGAAGcccaaagaccccaccttcaTACCTGCTCCAATTCAGGCCAAGACATCCCCTGTGGATGAAAAGGCCCTACAGGACCAGCTGGTGCTAGTCGCTGCAAAACTTGACACCGAAGACAAGTTGAGGGCTGCGATGGTCGGGATGCTGGCCAACTTCTTGGGCTTCCGTATATATGGCATGCACAGTGAGCTATGGGGCGTGGTCCATGGGGCCACCGTCCTCTCCCCAACGGCTATCTTTGGCACCCTGGCCTCTCTCTATCTGGGAGCCTTGGACCACACAGCTGACAGGCTACAAGCAATCCTGGGTGTTCCTTGGAAGGACAAGAACTGCACCTCCCGGCTGGATGCGCACAAGGTCCTCTCTgccctgcaggctgtacagggcCTGCTGGTGGCCCAGGGCAGGGCTGATAGCCAGGCCCAGCTGCTGCTGTCCACGGTGGTGGGCGTGTTCACAGCCCCAGGCCTGCACTTGAAGCAGCCGTTTGTGCAGGGCCTGGCTCTCTATACCCCTGTGGTCCTCCCACGCTCTCTGGACTTCACAGAACTGGATGTCGCTGCTGAGAAGATTGACAGGTTCATGCAGGCTGTGACAGGATGGAAGACTGGCTGCTCCCTGACGGGAGCCAGTGTGGACAGCACCCTGGCTTTCAACACCTACGTCCACTTCCAAGGTAAGGCAAACCCCTCTGCCGGCTCTGGCCCTAGGACTTAGTTTCCAATATGTAGCTGAGATCAGCAGGTCAGGCCTTGGAGATGGGCAGGGGGCAGGCCTGCGGACATACCTGGTGACCACCCTTGAGAAGTGGGGAAGTGGCTGCTCCGCTGGGTCCCTGGATGGGCCGTCCACCTCCTGGACCTGCTGCCCTACTATGTGCGCGACTATACAACATCCTTTTTCTTACATCATTTAATCCCCTTATGATGTGGTGAAGAGGTATTTGTGCCTTCGTTTACTAGTGAAGAAATAGAGACTCGGAGAAACAAAGTGCCTTGCTCAAGATGGCACAGCCACCAGTGGGGGTCCTGGGATTGAAACCCACATCTCCTGGCCCCACAGCCGAGTTCTACACTCATAAGGGACAGGTTCATATCTCTTGAGAAGGTCAGGAACTGGGGTCCCTGGCCCATGCAGAAATAAGCAATTGGCTTGCTTAAATCCCTTTCATGTTAGGAGGGGCATTACTGAAAACCCTCTACTACAaagattgttgattttttttttttttttaatttattgagacagggtcttgttctgtcacccatgctgcagtgtagtggtgccatcattgctcactgtagccttgaactcctggcctcaagcgatcctcccacctctgccttccaaagtgttgggattaaaggtgtgagccactgcacccagccacagatTGCTTAaagcattcatttaacaaatacttgttgagGATTTGCT includes these proteins:
- the AGT gene encoding angiotensinogen; amino-acid sequence: MWKRAPQSQMALAGVSLRATILCLLAWAGLAAGDRVYIHPFHLVIHNESTCEQLAKANAGKPKDPTFIPAPIQAKTSPVDEKALQDQLVLVAAKLDTEDKLRAAMVGMLANFLGFRIYGMHSELWGVVHGATVLSPTAIFGTLASLYLGALDHTADRLQAILGVPWKDKNCTSRLDAHKVLSALQAVQGLLVAQGRADSQAQLLLSTVVGVFTAPGLHLKQPFVQGLALYTPVVLPRSLDFTELDVAAEKIDRFMQAVTGWKTGCSLTGASVDSTLAFNTYVHFQGKMKGFSLLAEPQEFWVDNSTSVSVPMLSGMGTFQHWSDVQDNFSVTQVPFTESACLLLIQPHYASDLDKVEGLTFQQNSLNWMKKLSPRAIHLTMPQLVLQGSYDLQDLLAQAELPAILHTELNLQKLSNDRIRVGEVLNSIFFELEADEREPTESTQQLNKPEVLEVTLNRPFLFAVYDQSATALHFLGRVANPLSTA